AGGGCAGCATCGAAGCCTACTTCATGGGCATCGTGCGCTGGCATTGGTACAACGAGCAGCAAAAAACCGGACGAAACAACACCCGATACATGGAAACACCGCCCGAGCCGCCACCCAGCGGCGACCCCGAACTGGCGTTCCTCCTTGACGAGCGCCGAGACCACTTGGAAAAACTGTTGGAACAGATGGCTAATAAATGCCGCAACCTTTTGAAACTGTATCAGTTGGATTACTCCATGGAGGAAATCGCCAACCAAATGGGCTACGCCAGTGGTGCCGTAGCCAAGAAGGAAGCGTTTTTGTGTCGGAAGCGATTCAAGGCACTGTTGGAGAAATGGTTTGTCGGAGAAATGGAGAGGTGACCAAAGGAGGCTCGCCAAGGCAATTGTTCAGATTGTCGCAAGTAAATCGGAACGCTGTTCCGATATATGCCGCAACAGCGTTCCGGCGCACAAAAGCGACAATGTGAAATTCCCTCCTTGTTCATTGAAAATTGGACATTCAATTTTGAAATTTTCAATGTTCAATGGCCAATTTTCAATGTTCAACGACTTATGAGACACCCGCTATTGTCATAATCACACCATCCACGCACAAGGTTATCATGCACGAACAACTACCAGACGAACACATCAAAAACTATCTGCAGGGGCGGCTCACCGCCCCTGAGCGGGCGGTTTTGGAGGCACTGGTCACTAGTGAACCTGACTTCGCCCGTCGCGTGAACTTGCTCCGTGTCGAGATGGCCGCCTCGGAGCTCCTCATCGCCGCCGATAGCCGCCAGTTGTTTCAAGCTTGGGCAAAACAAAAACGACGCGGAGCGGCAAACGGCAGCACGCTTGGCTGGAAAGTCGCTCTGGTCGTCGGTGCCCTATTTTTGGCCGTGTTGGTTTGGCTCCTTTTGCCTCCGGGCAATGCGCCCGCTCCACGAGCCGCCCCCATCACACCGGAATCACAAAAAAACACCCCTGTCATACCCGAAACACCCCAGCCACCACCGCCCGCACCCGCTTCGGAAAAACCCATAGCCAAGCGGCGTGCCCGCCCCGACTACCGCCTTTTGGCCATTCGCCACTTGGATGCTCCAAGCCCGTCTGCTTACCGGCGCGTTCCAGCCGAGGGCGTGTCGGATGCGATTGCCGAGGCGCAGGAGGCATACAGTGCCGGCGAATACCAACGGGCACTCGACCTGCTCGCACAAGCCGAGGGTGAACGCGCCCAGTCCGCCACATTTTTGGCCGCCCATGCCCTGTTCCGCCTGAACCGGTTTGACGAGGCCGCCGGAAGATTCAGCGCCCTCGCGGAGCAACGCAGCCGCCAGTACCGCTACGCCGCCGAATGGGGTCTGCTGCTGTGCCGATTGGCTGAAATGCCCGAACAAGAACCGGCCTTCCGGCAGCAACTTGATGCCCTGCTGGCCCAACCAGAGCACCCGTATTGGGAGCAGGCGCGAGAGCTGAAAGCAGCCATGCAATGAAGCGATGCTACGCACGACTTCCATACTTTGCCTAATAGTTGCTCTGAGCCTCCCAAGTTGGACGGTTGCCCAAACCGATTCTGATGTGCGGAACGACTCGCTTTTGGCAGAAGAGTTCCTTAACAATGCCCGACAGCACCACAATGCCCATCATTATGCGGAGGAAATAACCTCAGCGACCAAAGCAATTGACATTTTTACGCGCCTCTACGGCTCAGACCATCCCAAGACCGCCTTTGCCCGTATGTTCGTCGCCCGCGGATTGCGGGAACTCAACCGGGAGCAAGAGGCCCTCCACCTGTACTTTCAAAATTTGCCTGTTTTTGAAACCGCACGCGATACGTTGCGTCAAGCCATTTGCCACCACCAAATCGGTCTGACCCTTCGCAAGCAATATCGTTTTCGGGAAGTGCACCACCACGAGGAAAGAGCCTTGGAACTCCTGCGCCCCGACAGCGTCCGATTTGCGCGTGTCATGGCCGATGTACGGGTAGGTATCGGTTCGGCGCTGAATGCCGAAAAAAAATTCCACGCGGCCATTCCTCCATTGGAAAATGCCCGTGCAGTATATGCCGACCGACAAAACCACGAGGGTTTGGGCTACGCTGGCTATCATCTCGGAAATGCTTGGTTCGGGCTGCACGACTTCGCAAGAGCAAGAGAACAATATCTGTTTGCCTTGTCCAAACTGAAAAACCTGCTGAAGCCCGGCGACTCTTACTTCGCTGACCTGTATGTGAAAATCGGGTGGTGTTGCCAGCAAATGGAAGAATCCGAGACTGGCTTGCGCTATCTGCTGGAAGCCAAGGACATATACCTACGAGAAGGCGCAAAAGACCTCGACTATATCCAATTTCTACAAGACCTCGGCTCGTTTTACCTGCGCGAAAAACAACCTGAACTGGCCATTGAGCAACTCGAAGCCTGCGTCTCTGCCAATGAAAAATACTATAGCGGCAAGGATTTTCACCTCATCGGAACCTTGCAGGTATTGGCCGAGGCATACGTCTCGGCACATCGGTACGCACAAGCCGAAGTGTGCTACCGCCAAGTGTTGCGCATCATTGAAGAACATTTGGGCGGCAACTATGCCCAATTATTCCGCGTTTACACAAAATTGGCCGAGTTGTCCCTTGCGCAAGGCGATTGGAGCTCCTGTCTGCTACGCTGCGACACAGCATTTGCCGCCGCTGGTTACTCGTTGCAAACCCCATCGGAAGTGCTGCCGCGCGACCATTTCCGCGAACTTTGTCTATTGTACTCCCGAACGCAATATCGCGTCTGGGAGCAAACACGCGATATTGCCCTGTTGTCTCGGTCAGAGCACTTCGCCGCCCTTGCCGCCGAAACCCTCTTTCACGAAGTGGAGGAAATCACCGTCAACAGCTCCCGCGAAATTTTCTACGACCTCGACCACCCCGCATTGGAACATTGGCTCGACACGCGCTTAGCACTTTTTGTCGCCACTGGCGATGCCCGACATGCCGAAGTGGCCTTTCAAATTGCAGGCAAAAGCAAAGCCTTCCTGCTTGCCGAGGCGATGCGACAACTCGGTGCGCTTCGGTATGCTGGCATATCCGACACACTTATCCTCTCCGAGAGCAGCCTCCGGCAACGCATCGTCTTTGCTGAAAAAGAACTGGAAACATCCCGCTTTATGGCCGACGCACACCAAGACAGCAATCTGCTCTGGCTTAATAGCAACCTGACCGAGTGGCGACAGGAATATGATGCCTTGTTGCGCCAAATCGAGCGCGAGCACCCCGCCTACTTCCAACTTCGCAAATTGGGCCGCGACATTCCCAGCGACGAACTGCACCGCCGCACACTCGCCCCCGACCAAGCCCTCCTGCTCTTCAGCCAAACGGCCAACAACCTGCACCTTTTCGTGCGCACCCGCGACACGCTGCTCGTACACACGCTGCCAATGGATGCCTCACTAAACGATGCGCTGGAACAGGTGCAGCAATCCCTGAGCGCATACCACACCGCCGATATGCCCACCGATGCCCTTTACGACAGCAGCTTGGACCGTTATGTGGCTGCCGCACAAGAGGTGTACCAGCAACTTATAGCGCCCGTAGCCGCCGTGCTGCCCGAACGCATCGTACTCATCCCCGACGGCAAACTTTGGCACTTGCCGTTCGGGGCACTCCTGTCCGGCGCCCCTATGGATGCGGACAATTTTCGCACCTACCCGTTCTGGCTGCGCGAAAAGGCGCTTAGCTACTCCCTTTCGCCAAACCTACTGCTCGAAATCAAGCCACCACCTGTCAAAAAAGCAGAAAAAAAGTGGCTGGGCATTGCTCCATTTTCCCGGCAGCAAGACGCTCAAACCGCCGCAGCCAACCGCCGCTTCCATACCCTGCCCTATTCTGGCGAAGAGGTGCAAGCCATCGCCGCGCTCGTGAAAGGCGATACTTGGCTGGGCTCAGCCACCAGCCTGACCCGCTTCCGCAACGACGCGCCACGGTACACCATGCTCCATTTGGCCACGCACAGCCGAGCCGACGACCGTCAGGGAGACTTTTCATTCGTGGCCGCCTCATCGGACGGCGAACTGTTGTTGGCCAAAGATTTGTTCGCGTTGGCGCTGGCTGCCGACATGGTGGTGCTCTCGGCTTGCGAAGCGGGTGGGGGGCGACTCCTTCGAGGCGAGGGCATCATCGGCTTGGTGCGGGGGTTTCTGTATGCTGGCGCTCGCAGCGTGGTCGCCTCTCAATGGGTGGCACACGACAGAAGCACGGCCGACCTCATGGTTGACTTTTACCGCAATCTGCAACAAAGTATGACCAAGGATATGGCGCTGCGCAAGGCGCAAATCAATTTCGCACACCAACACCCAGCGCAAGCGCACCCGTTTTTCTGGGCGGGGTTTCGGGTGTATGGGCATACTCACTGAAAACCACTTCCCGTAGTGCATTGTTTCTCCCGCCATGTTGCCCGCTGTGAACATCGTCTGGCTGAAACGCGACCTGCGCCTGAGCGACCATGCACCGCTTCAAACGGCCATCGCCGAAAGGCTGCCCCTGCTGCTGCTCTACTGCTTCGAACCGTCGTGGATGCGCCATCCTGACAGCGACGTGCGGCACTGGCGATTCGTGTGGGAAAGCCTGCGCGACATGGAGGCGCGTTTAGCGCCGCGCGGGATCCCGCTGTATTGGCTGCACGGCGAGGTGCTGCCCGTGCTGGATGCGTTGCGCGACATCTTCGAGGTAAAAACAATTTTTTCGCACGAGGAAACAGGCAATCGGCTCACCTTCGACCGCGACTTGGCAGTAGCGGATTTTTGCAAAAAACACGGCATCGCGTGGCGCGAATTTCAGACAGGTGGTGTGGCACGACGGCTTTTTAACCGAAAAAATTGGGAGCAAAAATGGGTGGACACCATGAGCCAACCCTTCGCCGAACCGGATTTTTCGCAGTGGCAACCCGCCATTTTGCCCGACGATTTTTTGCAAAAATTCAGGGCAAACCCGCTGCCACCCGCCCTTTTTTCGCCCGAAAAACAAATGCAACCCGGCGGTGAAAATCCCGCCCGGCGCTACCTCGACAGTTTCCTCCACGAGCGCAAGTCACAGTATTTCAAACACATAGCAAAGCCGGAAGAGGCGCGGCGCAGTTGCAGCCGTACCTCGCCTTATCTGACTTGGGGCAACCTGAGCATGCGGCAGGTGTGGCAGGCGACCCGCGCGGCCACCGAGCACACGGGCGACCGCTACAACCTCGGCCAGTTCACGAGACGCCTGTTCTGGCACTGCCACTTCATCCAAAAATTCGAGGCCGAGTGCCGCATGGAGTTTGAAAACCTGAACCGGGGCTTCGACACCATCCGCACGGAAACCGACCCCGCGCTCGTGGCGGCCTGGCAGGAAGGCCGCACCGGATTTCCGCTCGTGGATGCTTGTATGCGCTGCGTGGCGGCGACGGGCTATCTCAATTTTCGGATGCGCTCCATGCTCGTTTCCTTCCTCACGCACCAACTTTGGCAACCCTGGCAAGCAGGTGTCCACCATTTGGCGCGGATGTTTCTGGACTACGAGCCGGGCATTCACTATTCGCAGTTTCAG
This genomic interval from Saprospiraceae bacterium contains the following:
- a CDS encoding CHAT domain-containing protein, with amino-acid sequence MRNDSLLAEEFLNNARQHHNAHHYAEEITSATKAIDIFTRLYGSDHPKTAFARMFVARGLRELNREQEALHLYFQNLPVFETARDTLRQAICHHQIGLTLRKQYRFREVHHHEERALELLRPDSVRFARVMADVRVGIGSALNAEKKFHAAIPPLENARAVYADRQNHEGLGYAGYHLGNAWFGLHDFARAREQYLFALSKLKNLLKPGDSYFADLYVKIGWCCQQMEESETGLRYLLEAKDIYLREGAKDLDYIQFLQDLGSFYLREKQPELAIEQLEACVSANEKYYSGKDFHLIGTLQVLAEAYVSAHRYAQAEVCYRQVLRIIEEHLGGNYAQLFRVYTKLAELSLAQGDWSSCLLRCDTAFAAAGYSLQTPSEVLPRDHFRELCLLYSRTQYRVWEQTRDIALLSRSEHFAALAAETLFHEVEEITVNSSREIFYDLDHPALEHWLDTRLALFVATGDARHAEVAFQIAGKSKAFLLAEAMRQLGALRYAGISDTLILSESSLRQRIVFAEKELETSRFMADAHQDSNLLWLNSNLTEWRQEYDALLRQIEREHPAYFQLRKLGRDIPSDELHRRTLAPDQALLLFSQTANNLHLFVRTRDTLLVHTLPMDASLNDALEQVQQSLSAYHTADMPTDALYDSSLDRYVAAAQEVYQQLIAPVAAVLPERIVLIPDGKLWHLPFGALLSGAPMDADNFRTYPFWLREKALSYSLSPNLLLEIKPPPVKKAEKKWLGIAPFSRQQDAQTAAANRRFHTLPYSGEEVQAIAALVKGDTWLGSATSLTRFRNDAPRYTMLHLATHSRADDRQGDFSFVAASSDGELLLAKDLFALALAADMVVLSACEAGGGRLLRGEGIIGLVRGFLYAGARSVVASQWVAHDRSTADLMVDFYRNLQQSMTKDMALRKAQINFAHQHPAQAHPFFWAGFRVYGHTH
- a CDS encoding deoxyribodipyrimidine photo-lyase, with the protein product MLPAVNIVWLKRDLRLSDHAPLQTAIAERLPLLLLYCFEPSWMRHPDSDVRHWRFVWESLRDMEARLAPRGIPLYWLHGEVLPVLDALRDIFEVKTIFSHEETGNRLTFDRDLAVADFCKKHGIAWREFQTGGVARRLFNRKNWEQKWVDTMSQPFAEPDFSQWQPAILPDDFLQKFRANPLPPALFSPEKQMQPGGENPARRYLDSFLHERKSQYFKHIAKPEEARRSCSRTSPYLTWGNLSMRQVWQATRAATEHTGDRYNLGQFTRRLFWHCHFIQKFEAECRMEFENLNRGFDTIRTETDPALVAAWQEGRTGFPLVDACMRCVAATGYLNFRMRSMLVSFLTHQLWQPWQAGVHHLARMFLDYEPGIHYSQFQMQAGTTGVNTIRIYNPVKQAEEHDPEAVFIRKWLPELADLPAPFAREPWKVTALEAAFYQFRPGLDYPAPVVDLEKTSAFAREMLWKHKKDPLVKAENQRILRVHTKRKDANESSVMGDAKTVRRLSG
- a CDS encoding sigma-70 family RNA polymerase sigma factor, whose amino-acid sequence is MHNPDFAPEVIIAALVSNAPAQREAALRALFDNEGLRRLCSAHVRKHGGNRQDGEDVFQEALIVLDRKLRLGDYRGEGSIEAYFMGIVRWHWYNEQQKTGRNNTRYMETPPEPPPSGDPELAFLLDERRDHLEKLLEQMANKCRNLLKLYQLDYSMEEIANQMGYASGAVAKKEAFLCRKRFKALLEKWFVGEMER